Genomic DNA from Carboxydothermus pertinax:
AAGGGGATGAAGTAAAAAAGGGACAGACATTAGCTACCCTTGATGATTCCTTACTAAAAAACCAGTTAGAAGCTGCCAGGGCTAATTTGGAATTAGCCCGGTTAAAATACGAACAAGTGGCAGGCAAAGACCAGAATCTTGAGAAGCAGGCGAAGACCGGAATTAAGCTTGCCCAAACCCAGGTGGATTTAGCAAAACTGCAACTTGTCAAAACAAAAATCCAAGCGCCAGTAAGCGGCGTTGTTTTATACCCGTCAGTTAAACCCGGCGATTATGTAAATCCTGGCTCCACGGTAGCAGCCATTGTAGATTTAAATAAGATTTATGTAAAGTATTACATTCCCGAAAAGTATTTAAATAGGATTAAGCTTGGGGAT
This window encodes:
- a CDS encoding efflux RND transporter periplasmic adaptor subunit, which encodes MAKKHLLLLLFLMSIVLGGCAFSSSKNTPPSFDGIAEADQYEVKAEIPGKVNDVYVKEGDEVKKGQTLATLDDSLLKNQLEAARANLELARLKYEQVAGKDQNLEKQAKTGIKLAQTQVDLAKLQLVKTKIQAPVSGVVLYPSVKPGDYVNPGSTVAAIVDLNKIYVKYYIPEKYLNRIKLGDTVCVKNENLKMAPTGKVVYISPKGEFTPKPAETREAQSEISYLVKVELTKDFQDVRPGMLLTLTLP